The proteins below come from a single Roseiflexus sp. RS-1 genomic window:
- a CDS encoding PA14 domain-containing protein: protein MHLRTLIAVVCALSLVMTSLAVTLVTSSAGEAALAQQTQPYRVFQFAVGAQAPVGQFNNPSGVAVAPDGTVYVADSDNHRIQRFSAAGELLGAWGSPGTGDGQFSSPRSVAVAPDGTVYVADTGNHRIQRFSAIGTFLGTWGSAGLLIDGQFWYPSDVAVTSDGTVYVVDDHRIQRFSATGVFLGAWGWRPGKRVAVVPDNTVYVADSDNHRIRRFSAIGAFLGEWGSRGSGEGQFNTPSDVAVAPDGTVYVADYWNHRIQRFSADGTFLGAWGSSGSGNGQFVGHLSVEVAPNNTVYVADSFRIQRFSATGTFLGAWGSRGSDQGQFSSPSGAAVASDGTVYVADSNNHRIQRFSADGTFLGAWGAEGSGDGQFVYPRSVAVASDGTVYVADSNNHRIQRFSATGTFLGKWGSEGSSDGQFIYPLNVAVALDGTVYVADVAKGSIQRFSATGAFIGTWGSQEGAGNLHFYPAGLAVASNGVVYVANANKSRIERFSATGTFLDAWGSLGINDGQLWSPRGIAVAPDGTIYVADTGNGRIQHFSATGIFLGSWDSWSIFDRQLLQSPLESPEDVAVAPDGKVYVVDNGNHRIQVFGTDYPNAWRGEFFANDWLTGPVLHVENVPDLFLNRSWVGQPAATIPADHFTSRWLRYVNFPTTGRYRFTIRADDGVRFWIDDRLVVESWQPQLLTREVTVELSAGYHKLLVEHWDRDGGATLALEWARADNTTPTPTATPSPTPTPSPTLTPSPTATPSPTPTPPIDSAIGVDLTIGLYRNPNSQERAVYEEMIRYLADALFEVSNGAHKLRTVRIYPNNTSAKDIIWVERCWPSAHISGYGRAQHGLRIQMCDIFDFGSGSYNYLQNRRAWENAGYTIAHEMGHYLYSLYDEYRNDRRTCDWTNDPGAPCRDDIPVSPSVMHSQWNATGGQYSWLNFSSAANYSTRTAQYRVYRASGWETLVRRPELDPRDGVLAYYPRRLYHPELRNVAPASGQLPRIDLITGHQARSMLQIIWEPTSGASLASADITASLFALEGNNVTYPQPVRLIAVLQRTLPIAGATVRGEVVLPNGQTQSLTFRDDGVAPDALADDGQYSALFVPTQNGQHQYRVTFTNPTQAAVEVYNGLHLAPPPPGYQPDDSLLAPVPVVENFTVSAQTTVVVSGVRSDDHGNDPGTASLLNTDNLDQWGHIERGGDRDLFRITVAQDMTIVVRVTDLAAGMQPRLRLLAGDGTTPISALSLAKNYPALVYTARAGSVIYAEVSHVDPAASGGVYRISAGSPIVSDGLNQVHIPIVIR, encoded by the coding sequence ATGCATCTACGAACACTCATCGCCGTCGTATGCGCACTCTCCTTGGTGATGACCTCACTCGCCGTCACACTCGTCACCAGCAGCGCTGGTGAAGCAGCCCTGGCGCAGCAAACACAGCCCTACCGCGTTTTTCAGTTCGCCGTCGGCGCCCAGGCACCGGTGGGACAGTTCAACAATCCCTCCGGCGTGGCAGTGGCGCCCGACGGCACGGTCTACGTGGCAGATAGCGATAACCACCGTATCCAGCGCTTCAGTGCTGCTGGCGAGCTCCTCGGCGCGTGGGGATCGCCGGGCACGGGCGATGGACAATTCAGCAGTCCACGCAGCGTGGCAGTGGCGCCCGATGGCACGGTCTACGTGGCGGATACGGGCAACCACCGTATCCAGCGCTTCAGCGCCATTGGAACTTTCCTTGGTACGTGGGGATCGGCAGGACTTCTCATTGATGGTCAATTCTGGTATCCCTCCGACGTGGCGGTGACATCCGACGGTACAGTGTACGTGGTGGATGACCACCGCATCCAGCGCTTCAGCGCCACCGGAGTCTTTCTCGGCGCGTGGGGGTGGAGACCTGGCAAACGAGTGGCAGTGGTGCCCGACAACACGGTCTACGTGGCGGATAGTGACAACCACCGTATCCGGCGATTTAGCGCCATTGGCGCGTTCCTTGGTGAGTGGGGATCACGCGGCAGCGGCGAGGGGCAGTTCAACACACCTTCTGACGTGGCAGTCGCACCTGACGGCACGGTCTACGTGGCAGACTACTGGAACCATCGCATTCAGCGCTTCAGCGCCGACGGAACCTTCCTCGGCGCGTGGGGATCAAGCGGTAGCGGCAATGGGCAATTCGTCGGACATTTGAGTGTGGAGGTAGCACCCAACAATACGGTCTACGTGGCAGATAGCTTCCGCATCCAGCGCTTCAGCGCCACTGGAACCTTCCTCGGTGCGTGGGGATCACGGGGCAGCGACCAAGGGCAATTCAGCAGTCCGAGCGGCGCGGCGGTGGCGTCCGACGGCACGGTCTATGTGGCAGATAGTAACAACCACCGCATCCAGCGCTTCAGCGCCGACGGAACCTTCCTGGGCGCGTGGGGAGCGGAAGGCAGCGGTGACGGGCAGTTCGTCTATCCTCGTAGCGTGGCAGTGGCGTCCGACGGCACGGTCTATGTGGCAGATAGTAACAACCACCGCATCCAGCGCTTCAGCGCTACTGGAACCTTCCTGGGCAAATGGGGGTCGGAGGGCAGCAGCGACGGGCAATTCATATATCCTCTGAACGTAGCAGTAGCGCTCGACGGCACCGTCTACGTGGCGGATGTGGCTAAGGGTAGCATTCAGCGCTTTAGCGCCACCGGCGCGTTCATCGGCACGTGGGGGTCGCAGGAAGGGGCAGGCAACCTTCATTTCTATCCTGCTGGCTTGGCAGTAGCGTCTAACGGCGTGGTCTACGTGGCAAATGCCAACAAATCACGCATCGAGCGCTTCAGCGCCACCGGAACTTTCCTCGACGCATGGGGTTCTCTTGGCATCAACGACGGTCAGCTCTGGAGTCCTAGAGGTATAGCGGTGGCGCCTGATGGCACTATCTACGTTGCGGATACAGGTAACGGCCGCATTCAGCACTTTAGTGCCACTGGAATCTTCCTCGGCTCGTGGGATTCGTGGAGCATCTTTGACCGGCAGTTGTTACAAAGTCCTCTAGAAAGCCCCGAAGACGTGGCAGTGGCGCCCGACGGCAAGGTCTATGTGGTGGATAATGGCAACCACCGCATCCAGGTGTTCGGAACAGACTACCCAAATGCCTGGCGCGGCGAGTTCTTCGCCAACGACTGGCTCACCGGACCGGTTCTGCACGTTGAGAATGTGCCCGACCTGTTCCTGAACCGGTCGTGGGTTGGGCAACCGGCGGCGACCATCCCCGCCGACCATTTCACCAGTCGCTGGCTGCGCTATGTGAACTTCCCCACCACCGGACGCTACCGCTTCACCATCCGCGCCGATGATGGCGTGCGTTTCTGGATTGATGACCGGCTGGTGGTCGAGTCCTGGCAGCCGCAGTTGCTCACCCGCGAGGTGACCGTTGAGCTGTCGGCGGGCTACCATAAATTGCTGGTCGAACATTGGGATCGGGATGGTGGAGCGACGCTGGCGCTGGAGTGGGCGAGGGCGGACAATACAACGCCTACACCGACGGCGACCCCATCCCCGACGCCTACCCCATCGCCGACACTGACCCCATCGCCGACGGCGACCCCATCCCCGACGCCCACCCCGCCGATCGACTCCGCCATCGGGGTGGATCTGACAATCGGCCTGTATCGCAATCCGAACAGCCAGGAGCGGGCGGTCTATGAGGAGATGATTCGCTATCTCGCCGACGCACTGTTCGAAGTGTCGAATGGCGCGCACAAACTGCGCACGGTGCGCATCTATCCGAACAATACATCAGCAAAAGATATTATCTGGGTGGAGAGATGCTGGCCGAGTGCCCACATTTCAGGATATGGGAGAGCACAACACGGTTTGCGTATCCAAATGTGCGACATATTCGACTTCGGCTCCGGTAGTTACAACTACTTGCAGAACCGGCGCGCCTGGGAGAATGCGGGCTATACCATCGCCCACGAAATGGGGCACTACCTCTACTCGCTGTATGATGAATACCGAAACGACAGAAGAACGTGTGATTGGACAAATGATCCCGGTGCTCCTTGCCGGGACGACATACCGGTCTCGCCATCGGTGATGCATAGTCAATGGAATGCTACAGGTGGTCAGTATAGCTGGCTGAACTTCTCGTCGGCGGCGAATTACAGCACAAGAACGGCTCAGTACCGGGTCTATCGGGCAAGCGGCTGGGAGACGCTGGTCCGGCGACCGGAACTTGACCCACGCGATGGCGTGCTGGCATATTATCCACGCCGGCTGTACCACCCCGAACTGCGGAACGTCGCTCCGGCATCTGGCCAGCTCCCCCGCATCGATCTCATCACCGGGCACCAGGCGCGCAGTATGCTCCAGATTATCTGGGAGCCGACATCAGGGGCATCGCTCGCCAGCGCCGATATTACGGCCAGCCTGTTCGCCCTGGAGGGCAACAATGTCACCTACCCGCAACCGGTGCGGCTGATTGCTGTGTTGCAACGCACCTTGCCGATTGCTGGCGCAACCGTGCGAGGGGAAGTCGTGCTGCCCAACGGTCAGACGCAATCCCTGACCTTCCGCGATGATGGGGTCGCCCCCGATGCACTCGCCGACGATGGGCAGTATTCAGCGCTCTTTGTGCCAACCCAAAATGGTCAGCATCAGTATCGGGTGACCTTCACCAACCCCACGCAGGCGGCGGTTGAGGTCTATAATGGACTGCACCTTGCGCCGCCGCCGCCGGGGTACCAACCGGACGATTCGCTGCTGGCGCCTGTGCCAGTCGTCGAGAACTTCACCGTCAGCGCCCAAACGACGGTCGTGGTCAGCGGGGTCAGGAGCGACGACCACGGCAACGATCCCGGTACGGCCAGTCTGCTGAATACCGATAACCTGGATCAGTGGGGGCATATCGAGCGAGGTGGTGATCGTGACCTGTTCCGCATCACCGTCGCGCAGGATATGACGATTGTGGTGCGCGTGACCGATCTGGCAGCAGGGATGCAGCCGCGCCTGCGCCTGCTCGCCGGGGATGGGACGACGCCAATATCGGCATTATCGCTGGCGAAGAACTATCCGGCGCTGGTGTACACGGCACGGGCAGGCAGCGTGATCTACGCTGAGGTCAGCCACGTTGATCCCGCAGCGAGCGGCGGCGTGTACCGGATCAGCGCGGGTTCGCCTATCGTGAGCGATGGTCTGAACCAGGTGCATATCCCAATCGTGATACGATAA
- a CDS encoding ammonium transporter has protein sequence MVRRRTKLMLGIGALAGLLIGTTGTSFAQEIDPAIAEMGVVTDTMWLLIAAFLVFFMQAGFALVEAGSTQSKNMINIMFKNFMDFCIAALAFWMIGWGIAYGATVGGFFGTDQFFLGDVREAGSVPTLALWLFQVVFAGTAATIVSGAMAERTKFVAYLIYSLVISILIYPVVVHWVWSGAGWLNDYDPTTTGDWGFTDFAGSTVVHSVGGWAALMGAWLLGPRLGRYGPDGKPREIPGHSAALAGLGVFILWLGWYGFNPGSQLAFKTQDDADAIALVAVTTTLAAAAGAVGAMITSWIKSGKPELGASLNGVLSGLVAITAGCAYMRPIDAVIVGLVAGPLYVISMKWLEALKIDDPVGAVPVHLVNGVWGTLAVGLFATIEGNTGTVGLFAGGGPQLLIAQIVGVLAIGVWSALTSFLLFFIIKRTIGLRVSPEEEELGLDIGEHGTVAYPDIHKMPEPETIRTITGKPASSTAE, from the coding sequence ATGGTCAGGCGACGAACAAAACTGATGCTCGGCATTGGCGCGCTCGCCGGTCTGTTGATCGGCACAACCGGAACATCCTTTGCCCAGGAGATCGATCCGGCGATTGCGGAAATGGGGGTTGTCACCGATACGATGTGGCTGCTGATCGCCGCCTTCCTGGTCTTTTTCATGCAGGCGGGCTTTGCGCTCGTCGAAGCCGGTTCCACGCAATCCAAGAACATGATCAACATCATGTTCAAAAACTTTATGGACTTCTGTATCGCTGCGCTGGCGTTCTGGATGATCGGTTGGGGTATCGCCTACGGCGCGACGGTCGGCGGGTTCTTTGGAACCGACCAGTTTTTCCTGGGAGATGTACGTGAGGCGGGGAGCGTGCCGACTCTTGCCCTCTGGCTGTTCCAGGTGGTGTTTGCGGGAACTGCGGCGACGATCGTGTCTGGCGCGATGGCGGAACGTACAAAGTTTGTTGCATACCTGATCTATAGTCTGGTTATCTCGATCCTTATCTACCCTGTCGTGGTCCACTGGGTATGGAGCGGCGCCGGCTGGCTCAATGACTACGATCCGACCACCACCGGCGACTGGGGATTCACCGATTTCGCCGGCTCGACAGTGGTTCACAGTGTTGGCGGTTGGGCGGCGCTGATGGGAGCATGGCTCCTCGGTCCGCGCCTGGGGCGCTATGGTCCGGATGGCAAGCCGCGCGAAATTCCCGGACACAGTGCAGCGCTCGCCGGTCTGGGGGTCTTTATTCTCTGGCTGGGATGGTATGGCTTCAACCCCGGCAGTCAGCTGGCGTTCAAAACCCAGGATGATGCCGATGCGATTGCGCTGGTGGCTGTGACGACCACGCTTGCTGCGGCTGCGGGCGCGGTTGGCGCAATGATCACAAGCTGGATCAAGAGTGGCAAGCCGGAACTCGGCGCATCGCTGAACGGCGTGCTTTCGGGTCTGGTAGCGATTACCGCCGGTTGCGCCTATATGCGTCCGATTGATGCAGTGATCGTCGGTCTGGTCGCCGGTCCGCTCTACGTGATCTCGATGAAGTGGCTGGAGGCGCTGAAGATCGACGACCCGGTCGGCGCGGTGCCGGTGCACCTGGTGAACGGCGTCTGGGGGACGCTGGCGGTCGGTCTGTTTGCAACCATCGAAGGCAATACCGGTACAGTCGGTCTGTTTGCTGGCGGCGGTCCGCAGTTGCTGATCGCTCAGATCGTCGGCGTGCTGGCAATCGGCGTCTGGAGTGCGTTGACCAGTTTCCTGCTCTTCTTCATCATCAAGCGCACGATTGGTCTGCGCGTTTCGCCGGAAGAGGAAGAACTCGGTCTCGATATCGGCGAGCACGGGACGGTCGCGTACCCGGATATCCATAAGATGCCCGAACCTGAGACGATCCGCACGATTACCGGGAAGCCAGCTTCCAGCACGGCTGAGTAA
- the gltB gene encoding glutamate synthase large subunit: MNQLKNLKQRGLYDPRFERDACGIGFVARLSGEPDHAILAYALMAVGRMAHRGGVAADGKSGDGAGVLTQIPRAFFARELAIRGIRYPVDDLAVGMFFLPQNEGHRNTARSVVEQVLAQYGMALLAWRPVPVNPHALGASARETCPVIEQALIARPPHNHTAPNAYERALYLARRTIEAEARAHHLEGFSIPSLSSRTLIYKGLLVAPALPDFYEDLRDPLYETAIALYHQRYSTNTFPSWERAQPFRMLSHNGEINTLRGNIIWMQAREAEWRRAAMEVEQPSLIEAAIDGDPLAMALSAATIGPVVDTSGSDSAMLDNVLELLVMGGRDIRHSLTMLVPEAWERVHDMEPARRAFYQYHAGLMEPWDGPAALAFCDGQVVGLALDRNGLRPARYLLTDDGLVICGSEVGAVVIDESRIVRKGKVGPGQMIAADLRTGRFEENDEIRSTLAARRPYAEWLKRHMRVLAPAGAPRVSEPDEPESHASRESKSALLGELQRAFGYTAEELAVVLKPMLRDGQEPVGSMGDDTPTAVLADRPRPLYNYFKQRFAEVTNPPIDPIREELVMSLSFSLGRRGHLLLEKPEHAHLLRLASPVLNNEHLAMLRDLRDPAFATATLNATFVADDGVQGMLSALDRLCREAEAAIAADKVILIISDRGVDERHAPIPALLALGAVHQHLIRVGLRTSVSLVVESGEPREVHHLACLVGMGAEAVNPYLALATVRALAVERDEVRGKAAETHDRRAAGELADEAEQNYIHALEKGLLKVMSKMGISTVDSYCGAQIFEIVGLAKEVTERCFAGVPSHLGGYGFRKLAADVLEHHDAAFSNRLPLLAGRSTLPHPGYYKFKKDGEYHAFSPAVVHALQRAANGGSYADYLAYSKLVHDRPPVELRDLLEIVPPDEREAGPAAPIPVDDVEPIEAIVRRFSTAAMSHGSTSAEAHETLSIAMNRLGGMSNSGEGGEDPARYNNERNSTIKQVASGRFGVTPAYLASALELQIKMAQGSKPGEGGQIPGIKVSEEIARIRHTTPGVALISPPPHHDIYSIEDLAQLIYDLKQVNPRAAVSVKLVAEAGVGTIAAGVAKGGADVIHISGHSGGTGASPLSSIKNAGINWELGLAETQQTLVLNGLRGRVRLRVDGGFKTGRDVVMAALLGADEFSFGTAALIAEGCVMARTCHTNNCPVGVATQRPDLRARFPGKPEHVVNFFRHVAQEVREILASIGARSLNDIIGRTDLLRQVRRGHAGADALDLSALLARFDRPGDPIRNVQPWNGMIEIGALNRRLIEDAACAIDHQLHVELHYPITNVDRTVGATLSGEIGRRFGEAGLPEGMITVSFRGSAGQSFGAFLAPGMRLLLDGECNDYVGKGMAGGEIVVRPLPQARYPWHESTIIGNTCLYGATGGTLFAAGRAGERFAVRNSGAVAVVEGVGDHGCEYMTGGVVLVIGPTGRNFAAGMTGGMAYVYDENGAFPSRCNTEMVTLTMLDPADEDNVRALLVRHMELTGSPHAASLLERWEVARGAFWRVQPRGMETVRLPKALLRVRERTLGAHR; the protein is encoded by the coding sequence ATGAACCAATTGAAAAACCTGAAGCAACGCGGTCTGTACGACCCGCGATTTGAACGAGATGCATGCGGTATCGGTTTTGTCGCGCGCCTCAGCGGTGAGCCGGACCACGCGATCCTGGCGTATGCGCTGATGGCGGTCGGGCGTATGGCGCACCGCGGCGGCGTGGCTGCCGATGGAAAAAGCGGTGATGGCGCCGGTGTGTTGACGCAGATTCCGCGCGCATTCTTTGCGCGTGAGCTGGCAATCCGCGGGATTCGCTATCCAGTCGACGATCTGGCCGTCGGCATGTTCTTTCTGCCCCAGAACGAAGGACACCGCAATACTGCCCGCAGTGTGGTGGAACAGGTTCTTGCCCAGTATGGCATGGCGCTGCTGGCGTGGCGCCCGGTTCCGGTTAACCCGCATGCCCTCGGCGCGAGCGCGCGTGAGACGTGTCCGGTCATCGAACAGGCGCTGATTGCCCGCCCGCCGCATAATCACACCGCTCCGAACGCGTATGAGCGCGCCCTCTACCTGGCACGCCGCACGATTGAAGCCGAAGCGCGCGCCCATCATCTGGAAGGTTTTTCCATCCCTTCGCTCTCCAGTCGCACGCTGATCTATAAAGGGTTGTTGGTTGCACCAGCATTGCCCGATTTCTATGAAGACCTGCGCGATCCATTGTATGAGACGGCAATCGCTCTCTATCATCAGCGCTACTCAACCAATACGTTTCCCTCCTGGGAACGCGCGCAACCCTTCCGTATGCTCTCGCACAACGGCGAGATCAACACGCTGCGCGGCAATATTATCTGGATGCAGGCGCGTGAGGCGGAGTGGCGCCGTGCGGCGATGGAGGTTGAACAACCCTCGCTGATCGAAGCGGCGATCGATGGCGATCCGCTGGCGATGGCGCTTAGCGCTGCAACGATCGGACCGGTTGTCGATACCAGCGGCAGCGACTCGGCAATGCTCGATAATGTGCTCGAACTGCTGGTTATGGGCGGGCGTGATATTCGCCACAGCCTGACGATGCTCGTTCCAGAAGCCTGGGAGCGCGTTCACGACATGGAACCCGCCCGACGCGCGTTCTACCAGTATCACGCCGGGTTGATGGAACCGTGGGATGGTCCGGCTGCGCTGGCGTTCTGCGACGGGCAGGTGGTCGGTCTGGCGCTCGATCGCAATGGGTTGCGTCCGGCACGCTACCTGTTGACCGATGATGGTCTGGTGATCTGTGGCTCGGAAGTCGGCGCGGTGGTGATCGATGAGTCGCGGATTGTGCGCAAAGGGAAGGTGGGTCCCGGTCAGATGATCGCTGCTGACCTGCGCACCGGGCGCTTTGAGGAAAATGATGAGATTCGCAGCACGCTTGCGGCGCGCCGTCCGTATGCCGAGTGGCTCAAGCGCCATATGCGCGTGCTCGCCCCGGCAGGCGCACCGCGCGTCAGCGAACCGGATGAGCCGGAAAGCCACGCCTCACGTGAAAGCAAGTCGGCGCTGCTCGGCGAGTTGCAGCGTGCGTTTGGGTATACCGCCGAAGAACTGGCGGTCGTCCTCAAGCCGATGCTGCGCGATGGTCAGGAACCGGTCGGTTCGATGGGCGATGATACGCCGACTGCCGTTCTCGCTGACCGCCCACGCCCGCTGTACAACTACTTCAAGCAACGCTTCGCCGAAGTGACCAACCCGCCGATCGACCCGATCCGCGAAGAACTGGTCATGTCCCTCTCGTTCAGTCTCGGGCGACGCGGTCATCTGTTGCTGGAAAAGCCGGAACATGCCCATCTGCTCCGTCTGGCAAGCCCGGTGCTGAACAACGAACATCTTGCGATGCTGCGCGATCTGCGCGATCCGGCATTTGCGACGGCAACACTCAATGCGACATTCGTGGCTGATGATGGCGTTCAGGGTATGCTCTCTGCGCTTGATCGCCTGTGTCGTGAGGCGGAAGCGGCGATTGCCGCCGATAAAGTTATCCTGATCATCAGCGATCGCGGCGTTGATGAACGCCACGCACCAATTCCAGCGCTCCTGGCGCTCGGTGCGGTGCACCAGCATCTCATTCGCGTCGGGTTGCGCACGTCGGTGAGCCTGGTGGTCGAGAGCGGCGAACCGCGCGAGGTGCATCACCTGGCATGCCTGGTCGGGATGGGCGCTGAAGCGGTCAATCCGTACCTGGCGCTGGCAACCGTGCGCGCGCTCGCCGTCGAGCGCGATGAGGTGCGCGGGAAGGCAGCCGAAACCCACGACCGGCGCGCGGCTGGCGAACTGGCTGACGAAGCCGAACAGAACTACATTCACGCGCTCGAAAAGGGGTTGCTCAAGGTGATGTCCAAAATGGGCATCTCCACCGTGGATAGTTACTGCGGCGCTCAGATTTTTGAGATCGTCGGTCTGGCGAAAGAAGTCACCGAACGCTGTTTTGCGGGCGTCCCTTCTCACCTCGGCGGGTATGGCTTCCGCAAACTTGCCGCCGATGTGCTCGAACATCACGATGCAGCATTCTCGAATCGTCTGCCGCTCCTCGCCGGTCGCTCGACACTGCCGCATCCGGGATATTACAAGTTCAAGAAGGATGGCGAGTATCACGCCTTCTCGCCAGCGGTCGTCCATGCGTTGCAACGCGCCGCCAACGGCGGCAGTTACGCCGACTATCTCGCCTACAGCAAACTGGTGCATGACCGTCCACCGGTTGAGTTGCGCGATCTGCTCGAAATCGTACCCCCCGATGAGCGCGAAGCAGGACCCGCCGCGCCGATCCCTGTCGATGACGTCGAACCGATCGAAGCAATTGTGCGGCGCTTCTCGACTGCGGCGATGTCCCACGGTTCGACCAGCGCCGAAGCGCACGAAACGCTGTCGATTGCGATGAACCGGCTTGGCGGCATGAGCAACTCCGGTGAAGGCGGCGAAGACCCGGCGCGCTACAACAACGAACGCAACAGTACGATCAAGCAGGTCGCCTCCGGGCGCTTCGGTGTCACGCCGGCGTACCTGGCATCGGCGCTGGAGTTGCAGATCAAAATGGCGCAGGGGTCCAAACCTGGCGAGGGCGGGCAGATTCCCGGCATCAAGGTCTCTGAGGAAATTGCACGCATTCGCCATACGACGCCTGGCGTGGCGCTGATCTCGCCGCCGCCGCACCACGATATCTACAGCATCGAAGACCTGGCGCAGTTGATCTACGACCTGAAGCAGGTCAATCCGCGAGCGGCGGTGTCGGTCAAACTGGTTGCCGAAGCAGGCGTGGGGACGATTGCTGCCGGGGTTGCCAAAGGCGGCGCCGATGTGATTCATATTTCCGGGCATTCGGGCGGCACCGGCGCGTCGCCGCTCTCGTCGATCAAGAATGCCGGGATCAACTGGGAATTGGGGCTTGCGGAAACGCAACAGACGCTGGTGCTCAACGGGTTGCGCGGGCGGGTCCGGTTGCGTGTCGATGGCGGGTTCAAAACCGGGCGCGACGTGGTGATGGCAGCGCTGCTTGGCGCCGATGAGTTCTCGTTCGGCACCGCTGCACTCATCGCTGAGGGATGCGTCATGGCGCGCACCTGTCACACGAATAACTGCCCGGTCGGCGTTGCCACGCAGCGCCCCGACCTGCGCGCCAGATTTCCCGGTAAGCCGGAACACGTGGTCAACTTTTTCCGCCATGTGGCGCAGGAGGTACGCGAAATCCTGGCGTCAATCGGCGCACGGTCGCTCAATGATATTATCGGGCGCACCGACCTGCTGCGTCAGGTCCGGCGCGGTCACGCGGGCGCCGATGCGCTCGATCTGTCGGCGCTGCTTGCACGCTTTGACCGCCCCGGCGATCCGATCCGCAATGTTCAGCCCTGGAACGGAATGATCGAGATCGGTGCGCTGAACCGGCGGTTGATCGAGGATGCCGCCTGTGCGATCGATCACCAGCTGCACGTTGAATTGCACTACCCGATCACGAATGTTGACCGCACCGTCGGCGCAACCCTGTCGGGCGAGATCGGGCGACGCTTTGGCGAGGCGGGATTGCCCGAAGGTATGATCACGGTGAGTTTCCGCGGCAGCGCCGGTCAGAGTTTTGGGGCGTTCCTGGCGCCCGGCATGCGGCTGCTGCTCGATGGTGAATGCAACGACTATGTCGGCAAAGGGATGGCGGGCGGCGAAATTGTTGTGCGGCCGCTGCCGCAGGCGCGTTATCCCTGGCACGAGAGTACGATCATTGGCAATACATGCCTGTACGGGGCGACCGGCGGCACGCTCTTCGCAGCCGGGCGCGCCGGTGAGCGCTTCGCCGTGCGCAACTCGGGCGCGGTTGCAGTGGTCGAGGGGGTTGGCGATCACGGGTGCGAGTATATGACGGGCGGTGTGGTGCTGGTCATCGGTCCGACAGGGCGCAACTTCGCAGCCGGCATGACCGGCGGCATGGCATATGTGTACGACGAAAACGGTGCATTCCCGTCGCGCTGCAACACCGAAATGGTCACGCTCACGATGCTCGACCCGGCGGATGAGGATAATGTGCGGGCGCTGCTGGTGCGGCACATGGAACTGACCGGCAGTCCACACGCGGCATCGCTGCTGGAGCGCTGGGAAGTGGCGCGTGGCGCGTTCTGGCGTGTTCAACCGCGCGGGATGGAGACGGTTCGCCTGCCGAAGGCGCTCCTGCGTGTCCGCGAACGCACCCTCGGCGCCCACCGGTGA
- a CDS encoding homoserine dehydrogenase has translation MTHEHSTYRLALVGFGSVGRGLAEILSLHRRRLQERYGVDVRIVAVCTRRWCVYDPGGIDAAALLQSAASGAVGGWDCARAWSADEMIASVDADVLVEASPTDMTTGEPATGYIRAAMARGMHVITSNKGPIALHFAELRRLAQERGVLLGFEATVMAGTPALRLGWSDLAGCEIQEVRGIVNGTTNFILSAMERGMDYASALAEAQRLGYAEADPTGDVEGYDAAGKAAILANVLMDAHLTPMDVEREGITGITPDMVAAATAAGERWKLIARVWRDAQVVHAVVRPMRLRTDHPLAGVSGVANALTISTDLLGDVTIIGPGAGGVATGFAIISDLLALHRMRKNREPRTEN, from the coding sequence ATGACGCACGAACATTCAACCTATCGTCTCGCGCTGGTGGGGTTTGGCAGCGTCGGGCGCGGGCTTGCCGAAATACTGTCGCTCCACCGCCGACGCCTGCAGGAGCGCTATGGCGTCGATGTGCGCATCGTCGCGGTCTGTACCCGACGCTGGTGTGTCTACGATCCGGGCGGGATCGATGCTGCGGCGTTGCTCCAATCCGCTGCATCCGGCGCCGTCGGCGGGTGGGATTGCGCGCGCGCGTGGAGCGCCGACGAGATGATCGCGTCGGTCGATGCCGATGTGCTGGTGGAAGCGTCGCCGACCGATATGACAACCGGCGAACCGGCGACGGGGTATATTCGCGCTGCGATGGCGCGTGGCATGCACGTGATCACGTCAAATAAGGGACCGATTGCGTTGCACTTTGCCGAACTGCGACGTCTGGCGCAGGAGCGTGGCGTGCTGCTCGGCTTCGAGGCGACGGTGATGGCGGGAACGCCAGCGCTCCGGTTGGGGTGGAGCGATCTGGCGGGGTGTGAGATCCAGGAAGTGCGCGGGATTGTGAACGGCACGACCAATTTCATTCTTTCGGCAATGGAACGCGGGATGGACTATGCCAGCGCGCTTGCAGAAGCGCAGCGCCTTGGCTATGCCGAAGCCGATCCAACCGGCGATGTCGAAGGGTATGATGCAGCCGGCAAAGCTGCGATCCTGGCGAATGTGTTGATGGATGCCCATCTGACGCCCATGGATGTGGAGCGTGAAGGAATCACCGGCATTACGCCCGATATGGTCGCTGCGGCGACTGCCGCCGGGGAACGCTGGAAACTGATCGCACGCGTCTGGCGTGATGCGCAGGTCGTGCACGCCGTGGTGCGCCCAATGCGTCTGAGGACTGACCATCCGCTGGCGGGCGTTTCCGGCGTCGCCAATGCGTTGACGATCAGCACCGATCTGCTCGGCGACGTGACGATCATCGGTCCAGGCGCGGGTGGCGTTGCGACCGGCTTTGCGATTATCTCTGATCTGCTGGCGCTGCACCGGATGCGGAAGAACCGAGAACCGAGAACCGAGAACTGA